A stretch of Allostreptomyces psammosilenae DNA encodes these proteins:
- a CDS encoding isoprenyl transferase: MARRGMLGRNRRQYRDPSPHPSGARPPELPAELVPAHVAVIMDGNGRWAKDRGLSRTEGHRQGEFALVDTLEGALEIGVKYLSAYAFSTENWKRSPEEVRFLMKFNVEVIKRRQHELNDLGVRVRWSGRAPRLWRSVIDALREAEELTKDNDRLTLNMCVNYGGRAELADAAAAMAADVQAGRLDPRKIDEKTVGRYLYDPTMPDVDLFVRSSGEQRVSNYLLWQLAYAELVFLDTLWPDFDRRHLWHAIELFASRDRRYGGAIPNELLLPQPTGPRA; encoded by the coding sequence ATGGCACGTCGCGGGATGCTGGGACGCAACCGACGCCAGTACCGGGACCCGAGTCCGCACCCGAGCGGGGCGCGCCCCCCGGAGCTCCCGGCCGAGCTCGTGCCCGCGCACGTCGCGGTGATCATGGACGGCAACGGGCGCTGGGCCAAGGACCGCGGGCTGTCCCGCACCGAGGGGCACCGCCAGGGGGAGTTCGCCCTGGTGGACACCCTGGAGGGGGCGCTGGAGATCGGCGTCAAGTACCTGTCCGCCTACGCCTTCTCCACGGAGAACTGGAAGCGCTCGCCCGAGGAGGTGCGCTTCCTGATGAAGTTCAACGTCGAGGTGATCAAGCGGCGGCAGCACGAGCTGAACGACCTCGGGGTGCGGGTGCGCTGGTCCGGCCGGGCGCCCCGGCTGTGGCGGAGCGTGATCGACGCCCTGCGGGAGGCCGAGGAGCTCACCAAGGACAACGACCGCCTCACGCTGAACATGTGCGTCAACTACGGCGGGCGGGCGGAGCTCGCCGACGCCGCGGCGGCCATGGCGGCGGACGTCCAGGCGGGGCGGCTCGACCCCCGGAAGATCGACGAGAAGACGGTCGGCAGGTACCTGTACGACCCGACCATGCCGGACGTGGACCTGTTCGTCCGCTCCTCCGGCGAGCAGCGGGTCTCCAACTACCTGCTGTGGCAGCTGGCCTACGCCGAGCTGGTCTTCCTGGACACGCTGTGGCCGGACTTCGACCGCCGCCACCTGTGGCACGCCATCGAGCTGTTCGCCTCCCGGGACCGCCGCTACGGCGGGGCGATCCCCAACGAGCTCCTGCTGCCCCAGCCGACCGGGCCGCGCGCCTAG
- the dusB gene encoding tRNA dihydrouridine synthase DusB — protein sequence MTTPAATPAPAPATGGPSEPAVRPGEFRPLEFGREQPVTVWPPVVLAPMAGITNAPFRTLCREFSGGRGLFVSEMITTRALVERDAKTMRLVRFDATEKPRSLQLYGVDPTTVGRAVRMIVEEDLADHIDLNFGCPVPKVTRRGGGSALPYKRPLFRAVLREAVRNAGPLPVTVKMRKGIDDDHLTYLDAGRIAAEEGVAAIALHGRTAIQHYGGQADWTAIARLKEAVPEIPVLGNGDIWSAADAVRMMRATGCDGVVVGRGCQGRPWLFGDLLEVFEPTSGTASPAGSGYWRPTLREVADVMLRHARLLGEWIGDESRGVVDFRKHVAWYTKGFAVGSAARQRLAMTSSLTELADELGRLDLDQPWPSAGAEGPRGRTTGQKRVALPDGWLADPYDGATASEGAEVDTSGG from the coding sequence ATGACCACCCCCGCCGCCACGCCCGCGCCGGCCCCGGCCACCGGCGGGCCCAGCGAGCCCGCCGTCCGCCCGGGCGAGTTCCGGCCGTTGGAGTTCGGCCGGGAGCAGCCGGTGACCGTGTGGCCGCCGGTGGTCCTGGCGCCGATGGCCGGGATCACCAACGCCCCCTTCCGCACCCTGTGCCGGGAGTTCAGCGGCGGCCGCGGCCTGTTCGTCAGCGAGATGATCACCACCCGGGCGCTGGTCGAGCGGGACGCCAAGACCATGCGCCTGGTGCGCTTCGACGCGACCGAGAAGCCGCGCTCGCTCCAGTTGTACGGCGTGGACCCGACCACGGTGGGCCGGGCGGTGCGGATGATCGTCGAGGAGGACCTCGCCGACCACATCGACCTCAACTTCGGCTGCCCGGTGCCCAAGGTCACCCGTCGGGGCGGTGGCTCGGCGCTGCCCTACAAGCGTCCGCTGTTCCGGGCGGTGCTGCGGGAGGCCGTGCGCAACGCGGGACCGCTGCCGGTCACCGTGAAGATGCGCAAGGGCATCGACGACGACCACCTCACCTACCTCGACGCCGGACGGATCGCCGCCGAGGAGGGCGTGGCCGCGATCGCCCTGCACGGCCGGACCGCCATCCAGCACTACGGCGGGCAGGCCGACTGGACGGCGATCGCCCGGCTGAAGGAGGCCGTGCCGGAGATCCCGGTGCTGGGCAACGGGGACATCTGGTCGGCCGCCGACGCGGTGCGGATGATGCGCGCCACCGGCTGCGACGGGGTGGTGGTCGGCCGCGGCTGCCAGGGCCGGCCGTGGCTCTTCGGGGACCTGCTGGAAGTCTTCGAGCCGACCTCCGGCACGGCCTCGCCGGCCGGATCCGGCTACTGGCGGCCCACCCTGCGCGAGGTGGCGGACGTCATGCTGCGCCACGCCCGGTTGCTGGGGGAGTGGATCGGGGACGAGTCGCGCGGGGTGGTCGACTTCCGCAAGCACGTCGCCTGGTACACCAAGGGCTTCGCCGTGGGCTCCGCGGCCCGGCAGCGTCTGGCGATGACCTCCTCCCTCACCGAGCTGGCCGACGAGCTCGGCCGACTCGACCTGGACCAGCCCTGGCCCTCGGCCGGTGCGGAGGGCCCGCGGGGGCGGACCACCGGGCAGAAGCGGGTGGCGCTGCCCGACGGCTGGCTGGCCGACCCGTACGACGGGGCGACGGCTTCGGAGGGTGCCGAAGTGGACACGTCCGGCGGCTGA
- a CDS encoding glycine--tRNA ligase, producing the protein MAADKIDTIVSLSKRRGFVYPCSEIYGGQRAAWDYGPLGVELKENIKRQWWRSMVTSREDVVGIDSSVILAREVWEASGHVATFTDPLTECTSCHKRFRADHLEEAYEAKHGRLPENGLADINCPHCGTKGAFTEPKQFSGLLSTHLGVTQDSGGLTYLRPETAQGIFVNFAAVQQTSRKKPPFGIAQTGKSFRNEITPGNFIFRTREFEQMEMEFFVKPGEDEKWHEYWLQERWNWYLGLGMREENIRFFEHPKEKLSHYSKRTVDIEYRFNFGGSEFSELEGVANRTDYDLSQHAKHSGQDLSYFDQEVGERWFPYVIEPAAGVNRAMLAFMLDAYTEDEAPNAKGQMEKRTVMRLDPRLAPVKVAVLPLSRNPALSPKARGLAADLRKHWNVEFDDAGAIGRRYRRQDEIGTPFCVTVDFDTLDDNAVTVRERDSMRQERVSLDQIEGYLAGRLIGC; encoded by the coding sequence GTGGCCGCCGACAAGATCGACACCATCGTCAGCCTGAGCAAGCGCCGTGGCTTCGTCTACCCCTGTAGCGAGATCTACGGTGGGCAGCGCGCCGCCTGGGATTACGGGCCGCTCGGCGTGGAGCTGAAGGAGAACATCAAGCGCCAGTGGTGGCGTTCGATGGTGACCTCCCGGGAGGACGTCGTCGGCATCGACTCCTCGGTGATCCTGGCGCGGGAGGTGTGGGAGGCATCCGGCCACGTCGCCACCTTCACCGACCCGCTGACCGAGTGCACCTCCTGCCACAAGCGCTTCCGTGCCGACCACCTGGAGGAGGCCTACGAGGCCAAGCACGGCCGCCTCCCGGAGAACGGCCTGGCGGACATCAACTGTCCGCACTGCGGCACCAAGGGCGCCTTCACCGAGCCCAAGCAGTTCTCCGGCCTGCTCAGCACCCACCTCGGCGTCACCCAGGACTCCGGCGGCCTGACCTACCTGCGGCCGGAGACCGCCCAGGGCATCTTCGTGAACTTCGCCGCGGTGCAGCAGACCTCGCGGAAGAAGCCGCCGTTCGGCATCGCGCAGACCGGCAAGTCGTTCCGCAACGAGATCACCCCGGGCAACTTCATCTTCCGCACCCGCGAGTTCGAGCAGATGGAGATGGAGTTCTTCGTCAAGCCGGGCGAGGACGAGAAGTGGCACGAGTACTGGCTCCAGGAGCGCTGGAACTGGTACCTGGGCCTGGGCATGCGCGAGGAGAACATCCGCTTCTTCGAGCACCCCAAGGAGAAGCTGTCCCACTACTCCAAGCGCACGGTGGACATCGAGTACCGCTTCAACTTCGGCGGGTCGGAGTTCTCCGAGCTGGAGGGCGTGGCCAACCGCACCGACTACGACCTCTCCCAGCACGCCAAGCACTCCGGCCAGGACCTGTCGTACTTCGACCAGGAGGTCGGCGAGCGCTGGTTCCCGTACGTCATCGAGCCGGCGGCGGGCGTCAACCGCGCCATGCTGGCCTTCATGCTGGACGCCTACACCGAGGACGAGGCGCCCAACGCGAAGGGCCAGATGGAGAAGCGCACCGTGATGCGGCTGGACCCGCGGCTGGCCCCGGTGAAGGTCGCCGTGCTGCCGCTGTCCCGCAACCCCGCCCTCTCCCCGAAGGCCCGTGGCCTCGCCGCCGACCTGCGCAAGCACTGGAACGTGGAGTTCGACGACGCGGGCGCGATCGGCCGCCGCTACCGCCGCCAGGACGAGATCGGCACGCCGTTCTGCGTCACCGTCGACTTCGACACCCTCGACGACAACGCAGTGACGGTGCGCGAGCGTGACTCGATGCGGCAGGAGCGGGTCTCCCTGGACCAGATCGAGGGCTACCTCGCCGGGCGCCTGATCGGCTGCTGA
- a CDS encoding NADAR family protein, with amino-acid sequence MTATTFPHDVDELIRRQQAGERIRYLFFWGHQPAPDGSVGRGCLSQWWPSPFTVDGVTYATAEHWMMAGKARLFGDDAALAEVLSATHPSQAKAAGRRVRGFDDETWAAHRMELVTAGNVAKFASDPELTRYLLSTGDRVLVEASPRDHIWGIGLAATDPAAEDPTRWRGTNLLGFALMAARAVLAGR; translated from the coding sequence ATGACCGCCACCACGTTCCCGCACGACGTCGACGAGTTGATCCGCCGCCAGCAGGCCGGCGAACGGATCCGGTACCTGTTCTTCTGGGGTCACCAGCCGGCCCCGGACGGCTCCGTCGGCCGTGGCTGCCTGAGCCAGTGGTGGCCCTCCCCGTTCACCGTGGACGGCGTCACCTACGCCACCGCCGAGCACTGGATGATGGCCGGCAAGGCCCGCCTGTTCGGAGACGACGCCGCGCTCGCCGAGGTGCTGTCCGCCACGCACCCCAGCCAGGCCAAGGCCGCCGGCCGTCGGGTGCGCGGCTTCGACGACGAGACCTGGGCGGCGCACCGCATGGAGCTGGTGACGGCCGGCAACGTGGCGAAGTTCGCCAGCGACCCGGAGCTGACCCGCTATCTGCTCTCCACCGGGGACCGGGTGCTGGTCGAGGCCAGCCCCCGCGACCACATCTGGGGGATCGGGCTGGCCGCCACCGATCCGGCGGCCGAGGATCCCACCCGCTGGCGCGGCACGAACCTCCTGGGCTTCGCCCTGATGGCGGCCCGCGCCGTGCTGGCCGGCCGTTAA
- a CDS encoding pyruvate, phosphate dikinase → MDSHPITSGNPKDQTNTPLKFVYDFSEGNKDLKDLLGGKGANLAEMTNLGLPVPPGFTITTEACRAYLADGAEPPSLRDEVSAHLATLEATMGRRLGQEDDPLLVSVRSGAKFSMPGMMDTVLNIGLGDRSVRGLARRAAAGQPAGGEAAAERFAWDSYRRLIQMFGRTVLGVDGELFEDAIDDAKLAKGAADDLDLDAEDLRALVEVFKEIVRREAGREFPQDPREQMDLAIRAVFDSWNGDRARLYRRQERIPGDLGTAVNVCSMVFGNLGPDSGTGVAFTRDPASGHQGVYGDYLANAQGEDVVAGIRNTVPLAELEHIDPASYDQLLSIMETLENHYRDLCDIEFTIERGKLWMLQTRVGKRTAGAAFRIATQLVDQGLIDMDEALTRVNGAQLAQLMFPRFDLAALAEHGGEAKHPRIAWGIAASPGAAVGKAVFDSYTAVKWSRSGEKVILIRRETNPDDLDGMIAAEGILTSRGGKTSHAAVVARGMGKTCVCGAEELEVDTKRRRFTAPGGIVVEEGDLVSIDGSTGKVYLGRVPVVASPVVEYFEGRIRLPEQTPVAGPEAGPATAGVTGPTTGSAVDPGADQPVADELVTAVHRIMNHADAVRRLAVRANADTAEDAARARRFGAQGIGLCRTEHMFLGERRELVEQLILADGDEERAAALEALRPLQREDFRGLFRAMDGLPVTIRLLDPPLHEFLPDITDLSVRVALAEARREPQENDLRLLQAVHRLHEQNPMLGLRGVRLGLVVPGLFAMQVRAVAEAAAEHVREGGRPRAEVMIPLVGTVQELEIVREEAEAVLAEVRAATGEELEVALGTMIELPRAALTAGQIAEAADFFSFGTNDLTQTVWGFSRDDVEASFFTAYLEKGIFGVSPFETIDRDGVGALVRRAARDGRATRPDLKLGVCGEHGGDPDSVHFFHEAGLDYVSCSPFRVPVARLEAGRAALAERRAAAAVGLAAERVTTA, encoded by the coding sequence CTGGACTCTCACCCGATCACCTCAGGCAACCCGAAAGACCAGACGAACACCCCCCTCAAGTTCGTCTACGACTTCTCGGAGGGAAACAAGGACCTCAAGGACCTGCTCGGCGGGAAGGGTGCGAACCTCGCCGAGATGACCAACCTCGGCCTGCCGGTCCCTCCCGGCTTCACCATCACCACCGAGGCGTGCCGCGCCTACCTGGCGGACGGCGCCGAACCCCCCTCCCTGCGTGACGAGGTGAGTGCGCACCTCGCCACCCTGGAGGCCACCATGGGCCGGCGGCTCGGCCAGGAGGACGACCCGCTGCTGGTGTCCGTCCGCTCCGGGGCCAAGTTCTCCATGCCGGGCATGATGGACACCGTCCTCAACATCGGCCTCGGCGACCGGTCCGTGCGGGGCCTGGCGCGGCGGGCCGCGGCCGGGCAGCCCGCCGGCGGCGAGGCCGCCGCCGAGCGCTTCGCCTGGGACTCCTACCGCCGGCTCATCCAGATGTTCGGCAGGACCGTCCTCGGCGTCGACGGCGAACTCTTCGAGGACGCCATCGACGACGCCAAGCTCGCCAAGGGCGCCGCCGACGACCTCGACCTGGACGCCGAGGACCTGCGCGCGCTCGTGGAGGTCTTCAAGGAGATCGTCCGCCGCGAGGCCGGGCGCGAGTTCCCCCAGGACCCGCGCGAGCAGATGGACCTCGCCATCAGGGCCGTCTTCGACTCCTGGAACGGCGACCGCGCCCGCCTCTACCGCCGCCAGGAGCGCATCCCCGGCGACCTCGGCACCGCCGTCAACGTCTGCTCCATGGTGTTCGGCAACCTCGGCCCGGACTCCGGCACCGGCGTGGCCTTCACCCGCGACCCCGCCAGCGGCCACCAGGGCGTCTACGGCGACTACCTGGCCAACGCCCAGGGCGAGGACGTCGTCGCCGGCATCCGCAACACCGTGCCGCTGGCCGAGCTGGAGCACATCGACCCCGCCAGCTACGACCAGCTGCTCTCCATCATGGAGACCCTGGAGAACCACTACCGCGACCTGTGTGACATCGAGTTCACCATCGAACGCGGCAAGCTGTGGATGCTGCAGACCCGGGTGGGCAAGCGCACCGCCGGCGCCGCCTTCCGGATCGCCACGCAGCTCGTCGACCAGGGCCTGATCGACATGGACGAGGCGCTGACCCGGGTCAACGGCGCGCAACTGGCCCAGCTGATGTTCCCGCGCTTCGACCTCGCCGCATTGGCCGAACACGGGGGCGAGGCCAAGCACCCGCGGATCGCCTGGGGCATCGCCGCCTCGCCCGGCGCGGCCGTGGGCAAGGCCGTCTTCGACTCCTACACGGCGGTCAAGTGGTCCCGCTCGGGAGAGAAGGTCATCCTGATCCGCCGGGAGACCAACCCGGACGACCTGGACGGCATGATCGCCGCCGAGGGCATCCTGACCAGCCGCGGCGGGAAGACCTCGCACGCCGCCGTGGTGGCCCGCGGCATGGGCAAGACCTGTGTCTGCGGCGCCGAGGAACTGGAGGTGGACACCAAGCGCCGGCGCTTCACCGCCCCCGGCGGGATCGTCGTCGAGGAGGGCGACCTGGTCTCCATCGACGGCTCCACCGGCAAGGTCTACCTCGGCCGGGTGCCCGTGGTCGCCTCGCCGGTCGTGGAGTACTTCGAGGGCCGGATCCGCCTGCCCGAGCAGACCCCCGTCGCGGGCCCGGAGGCCGGCCCCGCGACCGCGGGCGTCACCGGGCCCACCACCGGATCCGCCGTCGACCCCGGCGCGGACCAGCCGGTCGCGGACGAACTCGTCACCGCCGTGCACCGGATCATGAACCACGCCGACGCGGTGCGCCGCCTGGCCGTGCGCGCCAACGCCGACACCGCCGAGGACGCCGCCCGCGCCCGCCGCTTCGGCGCCCAGGGCATCGGCCTGTGCCGCACCGAGCACATGTTCCTCGGCGAGCGTCGGGAGCTCGTGGAACAGCTGATCCTGGCGGACGGTGACGAGGAACGCGCCGCCGCCCTGGAGGCGCTGCGCCCGTTGCAGCGCGAGGACTTCCGTGGGCTGTTCCGCGCCATGGACGGCCTGCCGGTCACCATCCGGCTGCTGGACCCGCCGCTGCACGAGTTCCTGCCGGACATCACCGACCTGTCCGTGCGGGTGGCGCTGGCCGAGGCGCGCCGGGAACCGCAGGAGAACGACCTGCGGCTGCTCCAGGCCGTGCACCGGCTGCACGAGCAGAACCCGATGCTGGGGCTGCGCGGCGTGCGGCTGGGCCTGGTGGTGCCCGGGCTGTTCGCCATGCAGGTGCGGGCGGTCGCGGAGGCGGCGGCCGAGCACGTCCGCGAGGGCGGCCGGCCGCGGGCCGAGGTGATGATCCCGCTCGTGGGCACCGTGCAGGAGCTGGAGATCGTGCGCGAGGAGGCCGAGGCGGTGCTCGCCGAGGTGCGGGCCGCCACCGGCGAGGAGCTGGAGGTGGCGCTCGGCACCATGATCGAGCTGCCGCGGGCGGCGCTGACGGCCGGCCAGATCGCGGAGGCGGCCGACTTCTTCTCCTTCGGCACCAACGACCTCACCCAGACGGTGTGGGGCTTCTCCCGGGACGACGTGGAGGCGTCCTTCTTCACCGCCTACCTGGAGAAGGGCATATTCGGCGTCTCGCCGTTCGAGACGATCGACCGGGACGGTGTCGGGGCGCTGGTCCGCCGGGCCGCGCGGGACGGCCGGGCCACCCGGCCGGACCTGAAGCTGGGCGTGTGCGGCGAGCACGGGGGCGACCCGGACTCCGTGCACTTCTTCCACGAGGCGGGCCTGGACTACGTCTCCTGCTCGCCGTTCCGCGTGCCGGTGGCCCGCCTGGAGGCCGGCCGGGCGGCGCTCGCGGAACGGAGGGCCGCCGCCGCGGTCGGCCTCGCGGCCGAGCGGGTGACGACCGCCTAG
- a CDS encoding metal ABC transporter permease, whose product MLDLDFMRRALLAAVIVGVAAPTVGIYLVQRRQAILGDGIGHVALTGVAVGFLTGANPVWTAVVVSALGAVLMELIRERGKASGDVALALLFYGGLSGGVMLTHLSPGGSTSNLNAYLFGSITTVSQQDIVAIVALAAFVLVVGLGWRRQLFALCQDEEFARVSGLPVRLLNLLLAVTAAVTVTVAMRVVGLLLVSALMVVPVATAQTVSRTFRATLGLAIALGVTVSFSGVVVSYQADVPPGASIVLLAIGVFLLITAVAGPLAALRARRAVARGAGAHPPAGAATAPGGAAGASGGTTGAPAEEAARTPAGEAAGGAPGTPRRSGAPVGHTTPARRRP is encoded by the coding sequence ATGCTGGACCTGGACTTCATGCGGCGCGCGCTGCTCGCCGCCGTGATCGTCGGCGTCGCCGCGCCGACCGTCGGCATCTACCTGGTGCAGCGCCGCCAGGCGATCCTGGGCGACGGCATCGGGCACGTGGCGCTGACCGGCGTCGCCGTCGGCTTCCTGACCGGCGCCAACCCCGTGTGGACCGCCGTGGTGGTCTCCGCGCTGGGCGCGGTGCTGATGGAGCTGATCCGCGAGCGCGGCAAGGCCAGCGGGGACGTCGCCCTGGCCCTGCTGTTCTACGGCGGCCTGTCCGGCGGCGTGATGCTGACCCACCTCTCCCCCGGCGGCAGCACCAGCAACCTCAACGCCTACCTCTTCGGCTCCATCACCACCGTCTCGCAGCAGGACATCGTCGCCATCGTGGCCCTGGCCGCCTTCGTGCTGGTGGTCGGCCTGGGCTGGCGCCGCCAGCTGTTCGCGCTCTGCCAGGACGAGGAGTTCGCCCGGGTCAGCGGGCTGCCGGTGCGGCTGCTGAACCTGTTGCTCGCGGTCACCGCCGCGGTCACCGTCACGGTCGCCATGCGGGTGGTCGGGCTGCTGCTGGTCAGCGCGCTGATGGTGGTCCCGGTGGCCACGGCGCAGACGGTCTCCCGGACCTTCCGGGCCACCCTGGGCCTGGCCATCGCGCTCGGTGTCACGGTGTCGTTCTCCGGCGTGGTCGTCTCCTACCAGGCCGACGTGCCGCCCGGCGCCAGCATCGTGCTGCTGGCCATCGGCGTCTTCCTGCTGATCACCGCGGTGGCCGGTCCGCTGGCCGCGCTGCGCGCCCGGCGGGCCGTCGCCCGGGGCGCGGGGGCGCACCCGCCCGCCGGCGCGGCGACGGCCCCGGGCGGGGCGGCCGGCGCCTCCGGCGGGACCACCGGGGCGCCGGCCGAGGAGGCCGCGCGGACGCCGGCCGGTGAGGCGGCCGGTGGGGCGCCCGGGACACCGCGGCGGAGCGGCGCGCCGGTCGGCCACACCACCCCGGCCAGGCGGCGCCCGTAA
- a CDS encoding Fur family transcriptional regulator, whose translation MPTANPPTRGRSTRQRAAVAAALEESDEFRSAQELHDLLKSRGDSVGLTTVYRTLQNLADAGDVDVLRTSEGEAMYRRCSQEHHHHLMCRHCGRTVEVAGPTVERWAETVAAEHGFVNVAHTVEIFGTCADCADKD comes from the coding sequence GTGCCCACCGCCAACCCGCCCACGCGCGGACGGTCCACCCGCCAGCGCGCGGCCGTCGCAGCCGCACTGGAGGAGAGCGACGAGTTCCGCAGCGCGCAGGAGCTGCACGACCTGCTCAAGAGCCGCGGCGACTCCGTCGGCCTGACCACCGTCTACCGGACGCTGCAGAACCTGGCCGACGCCGGGGACGTCGACGTGCTGCGCACCTCCGAGGGCGAGGCGATGTACCGGCGGTGCAGCCAGGAGCACCACCACCACCTGATGTGCCGGCACTGCGGGCGCACCGTGGAGGTGGCCGGGCCCACCGTCGAGCGCTGGGCCGAGACGGTCGCCGCCGAGCACGGCTTCGTGAACGTCGCGCACACCGTGGAGATCTTCGGCACCTGCGCGGACTGCGCCGACAAGGACTGA
- the recO gene encoding DNA repair protein RecO, which produces MTLFRDEGVVLRTQKLGEADRIITMLTRGHGRVRAVARGVRRTKSKFGARLEPFSHVDVQFFSRGGDLVGRHLPLCTQVETLAPYGRGIVDDYDRYTAGTAMLETAERFTENEGEPAVQQYLLLVGALRTLASATHAPRLVLDAFLLRSLAVAGFSASFEDCARCGLPGPNRFFSVSSGGAVCFDCRPPGSVVPAPQTMQLLSALLTGDWAAADAAEPRYCREGSGLVAAYLQWHLERGLRSLRYVEK; this is translated from the coding sequence ATGACTCTGTTCCGCGACGAGGGCGTTGTGCTCCGCACCCAGAAGCTGGGTGAGGCGGACCGGATCATCACGATGCTCACCCGCGGGCACGGTCGGGTGCGGGCGGTGGCCCGAGGGGTCCGCCGCACCAAATCCAAGTTCGGCGCCCGCCTGGAGCCCTTCTCCCACGTCGACGTGCAGTTCTTCAGCCGCGGCGGAGACCTGGTCGGCCGGCACCTGCCGCTGTGCACCCAGGTGGAGACGCTGGCGCCGTACGGGCGGGGGATCGTGGACGACTACGATCGATACACGGCCGGCACGGCGATGCTGGAGACGGCCGAGCGGTTCACCGAGAACGAAGGGGAACCGGCCGTCCAGCAGTACCTGCTGCTCGTCGGCGCGCTGCGCACACTGGCCTCGGCCACGCACGCCCCTCGGCTCGTCCTGGACGCGTTCCTGCTACGGTCGCTGGCCGTCGCGGGTTTCAGCGCCAGTTTCGAGGACTGCGCGCGCTGCGGCCTGCCCGGGCCCAACCGGTTCTTCTCGGTGTCGTCCGGCGGGGCCGTGTGCTTCGACTGCCGGCCGCCCGGCTCGGTGGTGCCCGCACCCCAGACCATGCAACTACTGAGCGCCCTGCTCACGGGCGACTGGGCGGCGGCGGACGCGGCGGAACCGCGGTACTGCCGCGAGGGCAGCGGGCTGGTCGCCGCCTACCTCCAGTGGCACCTCGAGCGGGGGCTCCGCTCACTGAGATACGTGGAGAAGTAA
- a CDS encoding metal ABC transporter ATP-binding protein, whose amino-acid sequence MQPDQHHGATPPHGKPGTPGPAPEGPGAPAGTGVPVISLTGARAQLGGKPVLRDVDLTVRSGEVVAVLGANGSGKSTTVRAVVGLVPLSAGRLELFGTPLARFRAWHRIGYVPQRTTAHSAVPSSVREVVAAGRLARHRLGPLRRRDRAAVDRALETVGMLERARDGVATLSGGQQQRVLIARALAGEPDLLIMDEPMAGVDLANQRVLAETLRGQVAQGRTVVLVLHELGPLAPLIDRAVVLADGRVVHDGPPPEPVGEHALPGHDHVHPHAGATADAADRAVTGATTPGLL is encoded by the coding sequence ATGCAGCCCGACCAGCACCACGGCGCCACGCCGCCGCACGGCAAGCCCGGCACGCCCGGCCCCGCGCCCGAGGGCCCCGGAGCCCCCGCCGGCACGGGCGTCCCGGTGATCTCGCTGACCGGCGCCCGGGCCCAGCTCGGCGGCAAGCCGGTGCTGCGGGACGTCGACCTGACCGTGCGGTCGGGCGAGGTCGTCGCGGTGCTCGGGGCCAACGGCTCCGGCAAGTCCACCACGGTGCGGGCCGTGGTCGGCCTGGTCCCATTGAGCGCCGGCCGGCTGGAGCTGTTCGGCACGCCCCTGGCCCGGTTCCGCGCCTGGCACCGGATCGGCTACGTCCCCCAGCGCACCACCGCGCACAGCGCCGTCCCGTCCTCGGTGCGCGAGGTGGTGGCCGCCGGCCGCCTCGCCCGGCACCGCCTGGGCCCGCTGCGCCGCCGCGACCGGGCGGCCGTGGACCGCGCGCTGGAGACCGTGGGCATGCTGGAACGCGCCCGCGACGGCGTCGCCACGCTCTCCGGCGGACAGCAGCAGCGGGTGCTGATCGCCCGCGCCCTGGCCGGCGAACCCGACCTGCTGATCATGGACGAGCCGATGGCCGGCGTCGACCTCGCCAACCAGCGGGTCCTCGCCGAGACGCTGCGCGGGCAGGTCGCCCAGGGCCGCACCGTGGTGCTGGTGCTGCACGAGCTCGGTCCGCTGGCCCCGCTCATCGACCGCGCGGTGGTGCTCGCGGACGGCCGCGTGGTGCACGACGGGCCGCCGCCCGAGCCCGTCGGGGAGCACGCGCTGCCCGGCCACGACCACGTCCACCCGCACGCCGGCGCCACCGCCGACGCCGCCGACCGCGCCGTCACCGGCGCCACCACCCCGGGGCTGCTGTGA